A segment of the Chloroflexota bacterium genome:
CCGTGCTGGCCGAGCTGGTGGACGAGGTGTACACGATCGAGATCATCCCGGAGCTGGCCCAATCGGCAAAGGAGCGGCTGAAGCGGCTGGGGTACAAGAACGTGCATGTGCGCCAGGGCGATGGTTATTACGGCTGGCCGGAGGAGGCGCCATTCGACGCCATCATCGTCACGGCGGCGCCGGACCACGTGCCCCCTCCCCTGGTGCAGCAACTGAAGGACGGCGGCCGGCTGGTCATCCCCATCGGGCCGCCGGGTGGATATCAGACGCTGTGGCAGATCGTCAAACGCGGCGAGAACCTGGAGGCCAACAACATCGCCGGCGTGCTCTTCGTGCCGATGACGGGCGCCGCGCAGAAGGAAGGGCGTCCCGGCGGGGTAGATATCCTGGGATCAACCCCGTGACCACCGCTCCATACGAACCATAGCCGCCAGGGCCAACACGTAGCTGGCCGCACCCACATACAGCACGGCACTGAATCCCAGATCCAGGGCCAGCAACGCCGCCAACACGGCGCTGATGACGGAAAGACACCCGTTGACCGCCCAGGCCCACGGGGTAATGCCGGGCATCGCCGCCTCCGCCCGGGCCAATCCGGCGGGAAACGGGATGCCCAGCAGCAGCCCGAGAGGCGCCAGCAAACCAGCCGTCACGCCCAGCCGGGCCCACAGCGGCCATCCCAGCGCGCCCTCAAAGGTCAGGCGTAACACGGTCGGCCACACCACGATGATCAGGATCAGCCCGGCGAGCGCCGGGATCAGGCGGACGCGAGGGGCCAGCATGCTCCCTATCCCCGAGAAGAGCAGCAGGCCCGACAACACCGCCGCCAACGCCAAAGTGGGATGCCCCAGGAAGAGGATGAACCGCTGCACCAACGGGATCTCCACCAGCAGGAACCCCAATCCCAGCCCGCCGAAGTAGAGCAACGCGTGGACTCGCAGGCCGGGAGCCATCTGGCGCTGCCGGACTCGCTTACGCAGGACGACGGGCAGCACGATCAGGACGACGGATGCCAGCGCGGCCAACGCCAGCAGCGCCACCAGGACGAAGTACCCTGACCCGCCGAACGGCTGCCAGCGCTGTCCCAGCGTGCGCAGGATGGCCGGCGTCTGCGCCCACTTGAAGAAATGGAAGAAGAAGGGCCGGTCGTCCGTCGGCGGCCACACGGCGAACGCGTACTCCCGATAGAAGGCTTCTCGATCGCCCGTCAGGATCCGGGCGAAGGCGCGCTCGTAGTACGGCTCCGGCAAACGATTGATCCGGTTCATCTCCTCGAGGCGCACCCCCGGCCCCGCTACCAGATCGAAGCTGCGGTCGGCCGCGAAGGCGCGCACCGCCACCACCTCCTCCCCGGTGAGCGGCGACCGGGAGATG
Coding sequences within it:
- a CDS encoding protein-L-isoaspartate(D-aspartate) O-methyltransferase, whose translation is MVRRQWILAVLICLWWAACAAPPPSSPTAHVLPTATPSSEDPYARLRHEMVEKTMRARDITDERVLAAMEKVPRHEFVLPEYLDQAYADHPLPIGFGQTISQPYIVALMTQLLQLQPTDKVLEIGTGSGYQAAVLAELVDEVYTIEIIPELAQSAKERLKRLGYKNVHVRQGDGYYGWPEEAPFDAIIVTAAPDHVPPPLVQQLKDGGRLVIPIGPPGGYQTLWQIVKRGENLEANNIAGVLFVPMTGAAQKEGRPGGVDILGSTP